A genomic stretch from Flavobacterium humidisoli includes:
- a CDS encoding retropepsin-like aspartic protease: protein MENLHEILKIEKYKKIKFKITKTQHLLIKAKINGYSGNFILDTGASNTCVGFESIERFELAAKNSKTKASGAGGTGMATQISSQNKLQLGSWKSKDFSIVIFDLSHVNEALESYKAKPVHGIIGADVLLQGKAIIDYFNHYLYLK, encoded by the coding sequence ATGGAAAATCTTCACGAAATTCTCAAAATAGAGAAGTACAAAAAAATAAAGTTTAAAATAACCAAAACACAGCATTTACTAATTAAAGCTAAAATTAATGGCTATTCTGGTAATTTTATTTTAGATACAGGCGCATCAAACACTTGTGTAGGTTTTGAGTCTATTGAACGTTTTGAACTTGCAGCAAAAAATTCTAAAACAAAAGCTTCTGGAGCTGGCGGAACTGGAATGGCAACACAGATTTCGTCTCAAAATAAACTGCAATTGGGAAGCTGGAAAAGTAAAGATTTTAGCATCGTCATTTTTGATCTTTCGCATGTAAACGAAGCATTAGAATCGTACAAGGCAAAACCTGTTCACGGTATTATTGGTGCCGATGTTTTATTGCAAGGAAAAGCAATTATTGATTATTTTAACCATTATTTGTATTTAAAATAA
- a CDS encoding S41 family peptidase — MKKVILLFLFVCSQTIFSFNKITETEKLAATCKIWGFLKYYHPKVANGELNWDNQLLEKLPLIEKAQTKEEFSLILENWIDDLGPVKEIAPIAIPKEVKFFDKNFDLSWFNDKLFSKKLSKKIKFIEENRFQSNEEFGPSFDGFKNLKNYFNLDYTNKNSKLLMFYAYWNVVEYFFPYKYIMDQKWDKTLNELLPSIVESKTPEDFYKILRKAAAKLNDTHVQFHIYPSSTTAKNRFYFPATGKVIDEKLVITEILGDSLAEVDNIKIGTVITKINGKSIKEIMEEKRDIVSASNEVAFLDKVLPTILVSESEKVNVEFLKDGKYETKSMTWFNYHDSHRNEYKKGAQIKKDKFKLLDNNIGYVNMGVIKPKNVPNMIDALKSTKAIVFDMRNYPNGTFGEIANFLNSEEKEFCLYTHPYPNYPGKYTWEEGRKAGFENKDHYKGKVVVLLNEDSISQSEWTAMCFQTAGNTTIIGSQTAGADGNVFEFDFSGYHTNFSGIGVYYPDGRETQRVGIVPDIEIKPTIKGIQQGKDEVLERALLYIETGK; from the coding sequence ATGAAAAAAGTTATCCTATTATTTCTGTTTGTTTGTTCTCAAACTATTTTTAGTTTCAATAAAATTACTGAGACTGAAAAATTGGCTGCGACTTGCAAAATTTGGGGTTTCTTAAAATATTATCATCCAAAAGTGGCTAATGGAGAATTGAATTGGGATAATCAGCTTTTGGAGAAATTGCCATTAATAGAAAAAGCACAAACTAAAGAAGAGTTCTCCTTAATCTTAGAAAATTGGATCGATGATCTTGGACCAGTAAAAGAAATCGCACCGATTGCTATACCAAAAGAGGTTAAGTTTTTTGATAAAAATTTCGATTTAAGCTGGTTTAATGATAAACTATTTTCTAAAAAGCTTTCAAAAAAAATAAAATTTATCGAAGAAAACAGATTTCAAAGTAATGAAGAATTTGGGCCAAGTTTTGACGGTTTTAAAAACTTAAAAAACTATTTTAATCTGGATTACACGAATAAAAATTCAAAACTTTTAATGTTTTATGCGTATTGGAATGTGGTAGAATATTTTTTTCCATACAAATACATAATGGATCAGAAATGGGATAAAACTTTAAATGAGTTATTGCCCTCTATTGTTGAGTCCAAAACACCAGAAGATTTTTATAAAATATTGAGAAAAGCAGCTGCAAAACTCAATGATACTCATGTCCAGTTTCATATTTACCCTTCTTCTACAACAGCGAAAAATAGGTTTTATTTTCCTGCTACAGGTAAAGTAATAGATGAAAAATTAGTAATTACCGAGATTTTAGGAGATAGTCTTGCAGAAGTCGACAATATTAAAATTGGAACTGTAATTACTAAAATAAATGGCAAGAGCATTAAAGAAATTATGGAAGAGAAAAGAGATATTGTTTCTGCTTCAAACGAGGTTGCTTTTCTAGATAAAGTTCTACCCACAATTTTAGTAAGCGAATCTGAAAAGGTAAACGTAGAATTCCTGAAAGATGGAAAATACGAAACAAAGTCAATGACTTGGTTTAACTATCACGATTCGCATCGAAATGAGTATAAAAAAGGAGCACAGATAAAGAAAGATAAATTTAAACTTTTGGACAATAATATTGGTTACGTAAACATGGGAGTTATTAAACCCAAAAATGTTCCTAATATGATCGATGCTCTCAAATCGACAAAAGCTATAGTTTTTGATATGAGAAATTATCCAAATGGAACTTTTGGAGAAATTGCTAATTTTTTGAATTCTGAAGAAAAAGAATTTTGCCTTTATACCCATCCATATCCAAATTATCCAGGAAAGTATACTTGGGAAGAAGGAAGAAAAGCGGGATTTGAAAATAAAGACCATTACAAGGGAAAAGTCGTTGTACTGCTTAATGAAGATTCTATAAGCCAATCAGAATGGACGGCGATGTGTTTTCAAACAGCTGGAAATACCACAATTATTGGAAGTCAGACTGCTGGAGCAGACGGTAATGTTTTTGAATTTGATTTTAGTGGCTATCATACTAACTTCTCTGGAATTGGCGTTTACTATCCAGACGGAAGAGAAACACAACGTGTAGGAATTGTACCCGATATTGAAATAAAACCAACAATAAAAGGAATTCAACAAGGCAAAGACGAGGTTTTGGAACGGGCTTTGCTATATATTGAAACAGGTAAATAA
- a CDS encoding 1-acyl-sn-glycerol-3-phosphate acyltransferase → MQRFDAIRPFYDSEINEALHGVVNHPMMKTMMNFTFPDVEDEVWKEQLKKTHSIRDFQCNFIYNTIQKVLEKSSEGLTTSGFEKLEPNTSYLFISNHRDILLDTTLLNVCLFEHGLVMTASAIGDNLVKKAFLATLAKLNRNFLVLRGLTPREMLQSSKLLSEYMGQLLLRENRSVWIAQREGRTKDGNDETNPGVLKMIGMGSDEENLMDYFKKLKIVPVSISYEYDPTDVLKMPQLMAEANNEVYVKDKNEDFMTILSGIMGTKKRIHISVGDVLDTEIDQIVAENDNANKQVQALAQTIDDVILKNYQLWPTNFIAYDILNETDKFAHKYKESEKQLFERRLEMRIGSDNPVTRQGFLAMYANPVVNKLKYQDVI, encoded by the coding sequence ATGCAGAGATTTGATGCCATTCGACCGTTTTATGATTCCGAAATAAATGAAGCACTTCATGGTGTAGTAAATCATCCTATGATGAAAACCATGATGAACTTTACTTTTCCGGACGTAGAAGATGAGGTCTGGAAGGAACAATTAAAGAAAACACATTCTATTCGTGATTTTCAATGCAACTTTATTTACAATACAATTCAGAAAGTTTTAGAAAAAAGCTCTGAAGGTCTTACCACGTCAGGTTTTGAAAAACTAGAACCCAATACTTCTTATCTATTTATCTCGAATCATAGAGATATTCTTTTGGATACCACACTATTGAATGTTTGTTTATTCGAACATGGTCTGGTGATGACGGCTTCGGCAATTGGAGATAATTTAGTAAAGAAAGCTTTCTTGGCAACTTTAGCAAAATTAAATAGAAACTTTTTGGTTTTAAGAGGATTAACGCCTCGTGAAATGCTGCAAAGTTCAAAGTTGTTGTCTGAATATATGGGACAGTTACTGCTTCGCGAAAATCGTTCGGTTTGGATTGCCCAAAGAGAAGGAAGAACAAAAGACGGAAATGACGAAACCAATCCAGGAGTTTTAAAAATGATTGGAATGGGTTCTGACGAAGAAAATCTTATGGATTATTTTAAGAAATTAAAAATTGTTCCAGTTTCTATTTCGTATGAATACGATCCGACCGATGTTTTGAAAATGCCACAATTAATGGCAGAAGCAAATAACGAAGTTTACGTAAAAGACAAAAATGAAGATTTCATGACCATTTTGAGTGGTATCATGGGAACAAAGAAAAGAATACATATTTCTGTTGGTGATGTTCTAGATACAGAAATCGATCAGATTGTGGCTGAGAATGATAATGCAAACAAGCAAGTTCAAGCTTTGGCTCAAACTATTGATGATGTTATTTTGAAAAACTACCAATTATGGCCAACTAACTTTATTGCTTACGATATTTTAAACGAAACAGACAAATTTGCTCACAAATACAAGGAGAGCGAAAAACAGCTTTTTGAGCGTCGTTTAGAAATGAGAATCGGAAGCGATAATCCTGTGACGAGACAAGGCTTTTTAGCAATGTATGCCAATCCTGTTGTCAACAAATTAAAATACCAAGATGTCATCTAA
- a CDS encoding TatD family hydrolase, with protein MNSTPIITDTHTHLYSEEFDQDRDAMIQRAIDAGITRFFIPAIDAAATQSMYDLEKNYPENVFLMMGLHPTYVKDNYLEELAHVETELSKRKFYAVGEIGIDLYWDKTHLKEQQIAFKRQIQLAKQYKLPIVIHCREAFDEIFEVLEEEKSEDLFGIFHCFSGTLEQAERAISYKMKLGIGGVVTFKNGKIDQFLNQIDLKHIVLETDSPYLAPIPYRGKRNESSYLVNVITKLSDIYGVSTEEIGAITTQNSKDVFGI; from the coding sequence TTGAATTCAACACCAATTATTACCGATACCCACACGCATTTATATTCTGAAGAATTCGATCAGGATCGTGACGCCATGATTCAGCGCGCAATTGATGCTGGAATTACTCGTTTTTTTATTCCCGCAATTGACGCTGCTGCTACGCAATCTATGTACGATTTGGAGAAAAACTATCCCGAAAATGTATTTCTAATGATGGGTTTGCATCCCACTTACGTGAAAGATAATTATCTCGAAGAATTAGCACATGTTGAAACAGAATTATCTAAAAGAAAATTCTATGCTGTCGGCGAAATCGGGATCGATTTGTATTGGGATAAAACACATTTAAAAGAACAACAAATCGCTTTTAAAAGACAAATTCAGTTAGCAAAACAATATAAATTACCCATTGTAATTCATTGCAGAGAAGCTTTTGATGAAATCTTTGAAGTACTAGAAGAAGAAAAATCTGAAGATTTATTTGGGATTTTTCATTGTTTTTCCGGAACTTTAGAACAAGCAGAACGTGCAATTTCCTACAAAATGAAATTAGGAATTGGGGGTGTTGTTACTTTTAAGAACGGAAAAATCGATCAGTTTTTAAATCAAATCGATTTAAAACACATCGTTTTGGAAACAGATTCGCCGTATTTAGCGCCGATTCCTTACAGAGGAAAAAGAAACGAAAGCAGTTATTTGGTCAACGTTATCACTAAATTAAGCGATATATACGGTGTTTCTACAGAAGAAATTGGCGCAATTACAACCCAGAATTCGAAAGACGTTTTTGGGATTTAA
- a CDS encoding MFS transporter, giving the protein MFKALKSKNFKLFFYGQSVSVIGTWMQKTAVSWMVYSITGSVFLLGLATFLSMIPSLFLAPLAGSIIGRYDKHRAMMVLQSLAMLQAGTLALLIYLKIYNINFILALSLIQGIINAFDMTCRQTMMIDIVDNKEDLPNAVALNSTLNNFARIAGPALAGIILHQYGEDICFIGNFVSYVPVLISLMLMKITPHIKAENKLNMLDDLIEGLDYVKKETEMARMLLMLTCSGLFVISFNTLMPVFAKDIFNGNAATFSWFESAAGIGSVLSAIYLANLKSAENMSKLMISASLLLGFSVIILALSSSITIALICMTLSGIGMMGQTSSINIYIQTHSTINMRSRSISYYMMAYQGMIPVGSLIIGYVSHFLGVRATVAVQGIICIISVIVYLYYKKHRAIEDLETCPVEYRNSKF; this is encoded by the coding sequence ATGTTTAAAGCCTTAAAATCAAAAAATTTCAAGTTATTCTTTTACGGACAATCTGTTTCGGTTATTGGTACCTGGATGCAGAAAACTGCCGTAAGCTGGATGGTTTACAGTATAACGGGGTCTGTTTTTCTGCTGGGATTAGCGACTTTTTTAAGTATGATTCCGTCACTTTTTTTAGCTCCTTTGGCAGGAAGCATTATCGGACGTTACGACAAACACCGTGCGATGATGGTTTTACAATCTCTTGCAATGCTGCAGGCTGGAACTTTGGCTTTGCTTATTTACCTTAAAATTTACAATATCAATTTTATTCTAGCATTAAGTCTTATTCAGGGAATCATAAATGCTTTTGATATGACTTGCCGCCAAACCATGATGATTGATATTGTGGACAATAAAGAAGATCTTCCGAATGCAGTTGCGCTTAACTCTACTTTAAACAATTTTGCCAGAATTGCAGGTCCTGCTCTTGCTGGAATTATCTTGCATCAATATGGCGAAGATATCTGTTTTATTGGGAATTTTGTGAGTTATGTACCGGTATTGATTTCGTTAATGCTGATGAAAATCACTCCGCACATTAAAGCCGAAAACAAATTAAATATGCTAGACGACCTTATTGAAGGTCTGGATTATGTAAAAAAAGAAACCGAAATGGCCAGAATGCTTTTAATGCTTACCTGCAGCGGTCTGTTTGTAATTTCTTTTAATACCTTAATGCCGGTTTTTGCCAAAGATATTTTTAACGGAAACGCTGCAACTTTCAGCTGGTTTGAAAGCGCTGCCGGAATTGGTTCTGTTTTGTCTGCCATCTATTTGGCCAATTTAAAATCTGCTGAAAATATGAGCAAATTAATGATCTCTGCAAGTTTACTTCTTGGTTTCAGCGTCATTATTCTAGCCCTTTCAAGCAGTATTACAATTGCTCTTATCTGTATGACTTTAAGCGGAATAGGAATGATGGGACAAACTTCTTCTATCAACATCTACATTCAAACTCATAGCACTATCAATATGCGCTCAAGAAGCATTAGCTACTACATGATGGCTTATCAAGGGATGATTCCTGTTGGAAGTTTAATTATTGGCTATGTTTCCCACTTTTTAGGTGTTAGAGCGACAGTTGCTGTTCAGGGAATTATCTGTATTATTTCTGTAATTGTTTATTTGTATTACAAAAAACATAGAGCTATCGAAGATTTGGAAACTTGTCCAGTTGAGTATAGAAATTCCAAGTTTTAA
- a CDS encoding asparaginase, with amino-acid sequence MSSKAKILLIYTGGTIGMSKDFETGALKAFNFGKLIQKIPEIKQLDCEIESISFEHPIDSSNMNPEMWTRIATIIEENYNTYDGFVVLHGSDTMSYSASALSFMLENLAKPVVFTGSQLPIGDLRTDAKENLITAIQIASLQENGKPVITEVCLYFEYKLYRGNRTSKVNAEHFRAFTAPNYPELVESGVHLKLNKHLFLPINKDAKLIVHKNLDNHVAIIKMFPGMSEIVLSSILSTKDLRGIILETYGSGNAPTEDWFLNLIEKAIQSGMHIVNVTQCSGGSVNMGQYETSTALKSLGVISGKDITTEAAITKLMYLLGHNIPQNEFKDIFETALRGEIS; translated from the coding sequence ATGTCATCTAAAGCAAAAATATTATTGATTTATACCGGAGGAACCATCGGTATGAGCAAAGATTTTGAAACTGGAGCGCTTAAAGCCTTCAACTTTGGTAAATTAATTCAGAAAATTCCAGAAATTAAACAATTGGACTGCGAAATCGAATCAATTTCGTTTGAACATCCAATTGATTCTTCTAATATGAATCCCGAAATGTGGACAAGAATTGCCACCATTATCGAGGAAAATTATAATACTTACGACGGATTTGTAGTGCTTCACGGATCAGATACCATGTCGTATTCGGCTTCGGCATTAAGTTTTATGCTCGAGAATTTGGCTAAACCAGTTGTGTTTACAGGTTCGCAATTGCCAATAGGAGATTTACGTACAGATGCGAAAGAAAATTTGATTACAGCAATTCAGATTGCTTCTCTTCAAGAAAATGGAAAACCAGTTATTACAGAAGTGTGTTTGTATTTTGAATATAAATTATACCGAGGAAACAGAACTTCTAAAGTAAATGCAGAACATTTTAGAGCTTTTACAGCGCCAAATTATCCTGAATTAGTAGAATCTGGTGTTCATTTAAAATTAAACAAGCATTTATTTCTTCCAATAAATAAAGATGCAAAACTGATCGTTCATAAAAATTTGGATAATCACGTTGCAATCATTAAAATGTTTCCTGGAATGAGCGAAATTGTTCTATCTTCCATTCTTTCAACAAAAGATTTACGAGGAATTATTCTGGAAACCTACGGTTCAGGAAATGCTCCAACTGAAGATTGGTTTTTAAACCTAATAGAAAAAGCAATCCAATCTGGAATGCATATCGTAAACGTAACGCAATGTTCGGGCGGAAGCGTGAACATGGGACAATACGAAACCAGTACAGCTTTAAAATCACTTGGAGTAATCTCAGGAAAAGACATTACTACTGAAGCGGCAATTACTAAATTGATGTATTTGCTTGGTCATAATATTCCTCAAAACGAGTTTAAAGATATTTTTGAGACTGCTCTCCGAGGGGAAATATCTTAA
- a CDS encoding tetratricopeptide repeat protein → MDLNKIHPDQKYIDGLAANDSVVIEMIYKKFAPKVVQFITNNSGDKDQAQDVVHEIMVLLFDQAKEGKFHLTCPFDAYFFLLCKRRWLNELKNSAHKDVTIYENVVSANESAHELIAQTEKFEEEQKRYGNENKLETEEDRIAFEENLTKISDKYFNKKKHKTASLKPWYFAVAISIIVMFGLFFFDYKHYPNFEDYDHPESAYFTERGVSEAVLKQAENNFNGKRYETAIPIFEMILKENNSDEIKYFYAVSLLQVSKYVKAETIFKELEAGNSIYKEKAKWNLALSKLKQGKYDECKAILQTISQDYEGYDDVEQLMEELE, encoded by the coding sequence ATGGATCTAAACAAAATTCATCCTGATCAAAAATATATCGACGGACTTGCCGCAAATGACTCGGTAGTAATTGAAATGATATATAAAAAGTTTGCGCCCAAAGTGGTCCAGTTTATAACCAATAATTCTGGAGATAAAGATCAAGCGCAGGATGTGGTTCACGAAATCATGGTTTTGCTATTTGATCAGGCGAAAGAGGGAAAATTTCACTTGACATGTCCATTTGATGCCTATTTTTTCTTGCTCTGTAAAAGACGCTGGCTAAACGAACTCAAAAATTCTGCCCATAAAGATGTAACAATTTATGAAAATGTGGTATCTGCTAATGAATCTGCTCACGAATTGATTGCTCAGACCGAAAAATTTGAAGAAGAACAAAAGCGTTATGGAAACGAAAATAAACTGGAAACAGAGGAGGATAGAATTGCTTTTGAAGAAAACCTGACTAAAATTTCAGATAAATATTTCAATAAAAAGAAACATAAAACGGCGTCGCTTAAGCCTTGGTACTTTGCCGTGGCGATTTCTATAATTGTTATGTTCGGATTATTTTTCTTTGATTATAAACATTATCCTAATTTTGAAGATTATGACCATCCAGAAAGTGCTTATTTTACAGAAAGAGGAGTTTCTGAAGCAGTTTTAAAACAAGCAGAAAATAATTTCAACGGAAAAAGATATGAAACGGCGATTCCGATTTTTGAAATGATTTTGAAGGAAAACAATTCAGACGAAATAAAATATTTTTATGCGGTTTCATTATTGCAGGTAAGCAAATACGTAAAAGCAGAAACCATTTTTAAAGAATTGGAAGCTGGAAATTCTATTTACAAAGAAAAAGCAAAGTGGAATCTGGCTTTGTCTAAACTAAAACAAGGTAAATATGACGAATGCAAAGCCATTTTACAGACCATTTCGCAAGACTATGAAGGTTATGATGACGTAGAACAACTGATGGAAGAATTGGAATAA
- a CDS encoding T9SS type A sorting domain-containing protein, producing MKKTLLFFLFLLPTLIFAQISSIIHCAGDNVFDLTSRYDELTKDISLDPGETLTVKYYTKNTYAQYDEFAISDPKNFVFNESQLQIHVNIFINNNRWSGNSFMIILNHAIEFASAGVSYPECGNSRVYIGARYGRSPLQYSLDGVNYQSGNSFNNVAPGTYNIHIKDDYGCTKDSTLVVPQINALTGTILKLDNSCFGSKDGRIEVTPIGGIPNYSYSKDGNTYQSSNIFSNLAAGHYDISIKDAVGCFYIFPVDIVEPPILSAFTTAIDVKTPNGNDGEITVTASGGTTNYYYRLNNLTGVITDWQSSNTFKNLTAGNYLVEVIDVKGCMFTKPITVNEPLSPPLTLGADVTNISCDNATGTITLKALGGYGSYSYSIDGINYQVSNIFPNLIPGSYNLYVKDSSTTIANIYATITPYTALTVSATATKIENCSLNYSSMIKITANGGEAPYQYAVNGNDYQQSDTFFGAAPGTHIINVKDGKGCVETSELTIESPVSLTASVTVNEAEICGGNSLVTINASGGQQPYSYSFNQGSSYSNINRTELSAGYYTLFVKDSSGCIVSQVVTIVPSTPPSATLISSVNATSPNSNDGMVTMNVTGGIAPYSYSIVAANSPIGNFILLASNVFTINNLAPGPYDISTKDAKGCLSQTLRIIVEAPLSMLTATADVAQPNCSNPMGVITVTASGGTGPYQYSFDNGINYSASNTYIVLQPGNYPILVRDANNTVFSFNATVATSAPFVLTGMVISNVTCRDNGIIMANVIGGQSPITYSINGGSFSEANIFQDLVPGLYVVTAKDNNNCTENVAINLTAPTLMSANVTVENQTATINAIGGNAELKYAISPNLNLFSNQNVFSDLTPGTYIAIVQDTIGCFLMLDFVVDPSAPVIDGKTSINAEFKQGQTLGDLVINGQNIKWYSTPGSSTTGKTSKSTAETPLPLSTVLVDGVTYYASQTINGIESKQRLAVTAKLNGSLSTPDFEFANFQFYPNPVKHILTVTNKSVIEDVQIFSVSGQSVLSKKVHNTHDEIDLANLSKGMYILNVKSDGKEKAMKFIKE from the coding sequence ATGAAAAAAACTCTACTTTTTTTTCTTTTTTTATTGCCTACTTTAATTTTTGCTCAGATTAGCAGCATTATACATTGTGCTGGTGATAATGTTTTTGATTTGACCAGCCGATATGATGAATTGACTAAAGATATAAGCCTAGATCCTGGCGAAACTCTTACCGTTAAATATTATACGAAGAATACATATGCACAATATGATGAATTTGCAATTTCGGATCCAAAGAATTTTGTTTTCAACGAAAGTCAACTGCAAATTCATGTTAATATATTTATTAACAACAACAGATGGAGTGGTAATTCTTTTATGATCATTTTAAATCATGCTATTGAATTTGCTAGCGCCGGTGTTTCATATCCCGAATGTGGAAACTCAAGAGTTTACATTGGTGCTAGATACGGTAGAAGCCCTCTTCAATATTCGTTAGATGGAGTTAATTATCAATCTGGGAACTCTTTTAATAATGTAGCTCCCGGAACGTACAATATCCATATTAAGGATGATTATGGGTGTACAAAAGATTCTACTTTAGTTGTACCTCAAATAAACGCACTCACAGGTACGATTTTAAAATTAGACAATAGTTGCTTTGGATCAAAAGATGGAAGAATAGAAGTTACTCCTATTGGAGGAATACCAAATTATTCTTATTCTAAAGATGGCAATACTTACCAATCTTCAAATATATTTTCAAATTTAGCTGCTGGTCATTATGATATCTCGATAAAAGATGCTGTAGGATGTTTTTATATTTTCCCTGTAGATATTGTTGAACCTCCAATTTTGTCCGCCTTTACAACGGCTATAGATGTCAAAACTCCTAATGGTAATGATGGAGAAATAACAGTAACAGCTTCTGGAGGAACAACAAATTATTATTATCGTTTAAATAATCTTACTGGAGTAATTACAGATTGGCAAAGTTCAAATACTTTTAAAAATTTAACCGCTGGAAATTATCTTGTCGAAGTGATCGATGTTAAAGGTTGCATGTTTACAAAGCCAATAACTGTTAATGAACCATTATCACCTCCTTTGACACTTGGAGCAGATGTAACCAATATATCTTGCGACAATGCCACTGGTACAATAACACTTAAAGCTTTAGGGGGATATGGCTCTTATTCTTATTCCATAGATGGTATAAATTATCAAGTTTCGAACATATTTCCAAATTTAATTCCTGGATCTTATAATTTGTATGTTAAAGACAGTTCGACTACAATAGCTAATATTTATGCTACTATTACCCCTTATACAGCATTAACAGTTTCGGCAACCGCTACTAAAATAGAAAACTGCTCACTGAATTATAGTTCAATGATAAAAATTACAGCTAATGGTGGTGAGGCTCCTTACCAATATGCTGTTAATGGCAATGATTACCAACAAAGTGATACTTTTTTTGGTGCCGCTCCCGGAACACACATCATCAATGTTAAAGATGGTAAGGGTTGTGTAGAAACCTCTGAGCTAACTATAGAATCACCTGTTTCATTAACTGCTTCTGTAACTGTTAACGAAGCAGAAATTTGCGGAGGCAATAGTCTTGTTACTATTAATGCAAGCGGAGGCCAACAACCTTACAGCTATTCGTTTAACCAAGGGAGTTCTTATTCTAATATTAATAGAACCGAGTTATCTGCCGGATATTATACTCTATTTGTAAAAGATTCTTCTGGTTGCATTGTTTCTCAAGTAGTAACAATTGTACCTTCTACACCTCCTTCCGCTACATTAATATCTTCTGTTAATGCAACAAGCCCAAATAGCAACGACGGAATGGTAACGATGAATGTAACTGGAGGAATAGCTCCTTACAGCTATTCGATTGTAGCAGCAAATAGCCCTATTGGAAATTTTATACTATTAGCTTCTAACGTTTTTACTATTAACAATCTTGCTCCTGGACCGTATGATATAAGTACTAAAGATGCTAAAGGTTGTCTTTCACAAACTCTAAGAATAATAGTTGAAGCACCTTTATCTATGCTAACAGCTACAGCCGATGTGGCACAGCCAAACTGTTCTAATCCAATGGGAGTAATAACTGTTACTGCTTCTGGAGGAACTGGACCTTACCAATATTCATTCGATAATGGTATTAATTATTCTGCTTCAAATACTTATATTGTTCTCCAACCTGGAAACTATCCTATTCTTGTTCGTGATGCTAATAATACTGTTTTTTCATTTAATGCTACAGTAGCGACTTCAGCCCCTTTTGTTCTTACAGGAATGGTTATTTCCAATGTAACATGTAGAGATAATGGAATAATCATGGCTAATGTTATAGGCGGGCAGTCTCCAATAACTTATTCTATTAATGGAGGTTCTTTTAGTGAAGCCAATATTTTTCAAGACCTCGTTCCTGGCTTATATGTCGTAACAGCAAAAGATAATAATAATTGTACCGAAAATGTGGCTATAAATTTAACTGCTCCCACCTTAATGAGTGCTAATGTTACAGTAGAAAATCAAACTGCAACTATCAATGCTATTGGCGGGAATGCTGAATTAAAATATGCTATTTCTCCAAATTTAAATCTTTTTTCAAATCAAAATGTCTTCTCCGATTTAACTCCTGGAACCTACATTGCTATTGTTCAAGATACGATTGGTTGTTTTTTGATGTTAGACTTCGTTGTTGATCCATCAGCTCCAGTAATTGATGGGAAAACTTCTATAAATGCAGAATTCAAACAAGGACAAACTTTAGGAGATCTTGTTATCAACGGTCAAAACATAAAATGGTACAGCACTCCTGGAAGTTCAACAACGGGAAAAACAAGCAAATCTACTGCAGAAACTCCTCTACCGTTATCTACTGTTTTGGTTGATGGTGTAACGTATTATGCTTCGCAAACTATAAACGGAATCGAAAGTAAACAACGTCTTGCAGTAACTGCAAAATTAAACGGCTCGCTTTCTACTCCTGATTTTGAATTTGCTAATTTCCAATTTTACCCAAATCCTGTAAAACATATTTTGACTGTTACAAACAAATCGGTTATTGAAGATGTTCAAATCTTCTCTGTTTCAGGACAGTCTGTTTTATCTAAAAAAGTACATAACACACATGATGAAATTGATTTGGCTAATCTTTCAAAAGGAATGTACATTTTAAATGTAAAATCTGACGGAAAAGAAAAAGCAATGAAATTTATTAAGGAATAA